The Lineus longissimus chromosome 2, tnLinLong1.2, whole genome shotgun sequence genome window below encodes:
- the LOC135482994 gene encoding potassium voltage-gated channel subfamily C member 2-like, with amino-acid sequence MEFWNIPQTMIASCCVGKIAAAESEKTVEETVRREILWDFEKSLKMYEDSIGWKKAAARLWIMLEFPCFCKTATMWSIFMSLMVVLSTLTLMLNFDTTLRERLDLPENRTNDSITMLVGSEKWHIFFTTIIRFEFLILDVNVNFIILVDFIVRVIVCPYKIVYLKSGKTLYGLIILTFWATVIFAISPHVSGSEPSVRIKYVWLASIGIQLLRPVLLLRLSNGFVGLKVLLMVLTKSVEDFMTIVAFLCIGTLFFAIFIYAAEIALDGSFTTPWQGCWWAMVTMSTVGYGDMYPQTSPGYCVGVLCALSGVIITGLSIPILSNNFSSYYRHVHLAMARIRKCYPKVHHQLDHTITVAEMDKWSK; translated from the exons ATGGAGTTTTGGAATATACCACAGACAATGATTGCTTCATGTTGCGTTGGCAAAATAGCTGCCGCGGAGTCGGAGAAAACGGTTGAGGAGACAGTCAGGAGAGAAATACTTTGGGATTTTGAGAAGAGCCTCAAAATGTATGAAGATTCAATTGGATGGAAGAAAGCCGCAGCCAGGTTGTGGATAATGTTAGAGTTTCCCTGCTTCTGTAAAACAGCTACT ATGTGGTCTATCTTCATGTCCCTCATGGTTGTGCTGTCTACTCTCACGCTGATGCTCAACTTCGATACGACGTTACGAGAACGACTTGATCTTCCGGAGAATCGTACGAACGATAGCATCACGATGCTTGTCGGGTCAGAGAAATGGCATATATTTTTCACTACTATCATCAGGTTTGAGTTCCTGATTCTTGATGTCAACGTCAACTTTATTATTCTCGTAGATTTTATCGTCCGTGTCATTGTGTGTCCGTATAAAATTGTGTATTTAAAGTCGGGAAAGACTCTTTATGGTCTAATAATCCTAACATTTTGGGCGACGGTAATATTTGCCATCTCACCACATGTATCTGGTTCCGAACCATCGGTTCGCATCAAGTATGTGTGGTTAGCAAGTATTGGAATACAGCTCCTTCGGCCGGTCCTGCTACTTCGTCTCTCAAACGGGTTTGTTGGCTTGAAAGTACTGCTGATGGTGCTCACCAAAAGTGTAGAAGACTTCATGACCATTGTAGCATTCCTTTGCATTGGGACGTTGTTCTTCGCTATATTTATTTACGCGGCGGAGATAGCGCTGGATGGCAGCTTTACGACCCCTTGGCAGGGATGCTGGTGGGCCATGGTGACAATGTCTACCGTCGGTTACGGTGACATGTATCCGCAAACCTCTCCAGGTTACTGTGTTGGTGTTCTCTGTGCGTTATCCGGGGTGATCATCACTGGTCTGTCTATACCAATCCTCAGCAATAACTTTAGCAGCTATTACCGCCATGTCCATCTGGCAATGGCGAGAATTCGCAAGTGCTACCCGAAAGTACATCATCAGTTAGATCACACAATAACAGTAGCAGAAATGGACAAATGGTCGAAATGA
- the LOC135482787 gene encoding basigin-like — MMFRESLCIKICTLAILVSAIAAQDTVTRISPKPSVTRLFLKPNDKLYLEYHTSSESELRFNAGKTFGDGSPGFRSYFEGGIYKVKLSKSVSIADSGQYICELKNKAARDTMNILVVNITGKNDVLKNELDTVTVGCSVGTLNGYSLMWYRKGKELVNGANGSGKEETVYNISRVDDTITINEATRDNIGQFDCVVFPDKEELPNVNVTGSAFVESTPYINHFDRSKNLVQGDTVKIECKAFAYPIPTITWFRVMDDETEKPLSGAENRTIISAANGIPNAKLEISELVMEDAGTYGCRATNEFNSTSATILVRVKDKYAALWPFLGIVVEVVILCVIIFIYEKKRGKRHEEDDSPDVQKTNSHDHKDDDLRKRNKNIKA; from the exons ATGATGTTCAGAGAATCATTGTGCATAAAAATATGCACGCTAGCGATATTGGTGTCAGCTATAG CTGCACAAGATACAGTAACACGAATTAGCCCAAAGCCTTcagtaactcgactattcttGAAACCAAATGATAAACTTTATTTAGAATATCACACCTCTTCAGAGAGTGAGCTTAGATTCAATGCTGGCAAAACATTTGGAGACGGATCCCCAGGGTTTAGGTCATATTTTGAAGGAGGAATCTACAAagtcaaattatcaaaatcggTATCAATAGCCGATTCTGGCCAGTATATCTGTGAATTGAAAAACAAAGCTGCCCGAGATACCATGAATATCCTTGTTGTTAACA TTACTGGTAAAAATGATGTCTTGAAGAACGAACTTGATACAGTAACGGTTGGTTGCTCTGTTGGCACGTTGAATGGTTACTCTCTGATGTGGTACAGGAAAGGCAAAGAGTTGGTTAATGGTGCCAATGGCAGTGGCAAAGAAGAAACTGTATACAACATCAGTAGAGTTGATGATACCATTACTATCAATGAAGCTA CTCGTGACAACATTGGGCAGTTTGATTGTGTTGTATTCCCTGATAAAGAGGAACTTCCAAATGTCAACGTCACTGGGTCTGCTTTTGTTGAAT ccACGCCATATATTAACCACTTTGACCGTTCCAAGAACCTCGTCCAGGGTGACACTGTCAAGATTGAATGCAAGGCATTCGCTTACCCCATCCCAACAATCACATGGTTCAGAGTCATGGACGATGAGACAGAGAAGCCACTTAGCGGAGCTGAGAATAGGACCATCATTTCAGCTGCAAATGGCATCCCTAACGCTAAGCTGGAAATCTCAGAACTTGTGATGGAAGATGCTGGAACTTATGGCTGCAGGGCAACAAATGAATTCAATTCCACCAGTGCCACAATTTTGGTGCGAGTCAAAG ACAAATATGCTGCTCTATGGCCTTTCCTTGGAATCGTCGTCGAAGTTGTCATTCTGTGTGTCATCATCTTTATCTATGAGAAGAAACGTGGCAAGCGTCATGAAGAGGATGACTCCCCCGATGTTCAAAA AACCAACTCCCATGACCACAAAGATGATGATCTGAGAAAGAGGAACAAGAATATTAAAGCCTAG
- the LOC135482788 gene encoding uncharacterized protein LOC135482788 has protein sequence MSYSYMYSRTKVELSSAGKLFNALLEENEDAIALELEHGANPNLLLPEEGITPFHYVVGGAEDKQDLTALFLCYHANPNVRSSEGLTPLHVAATWGREESVRLLLQNGASPNAQDENGQTALEMAFEKGHLNIISIIQASAVCDEKEEESELPKYVKQLRCIIDSEALPRCSNSEKLTQDMIDEVTHGVGNLMRDSSFDSDTDNSLVRPANNGKQRADDWSRSNCSLSKDKYLPQGIGEGFMKASFESDDSGAENHSYDNISSEDNHLCVYKSSGDDHLCINRSGKEDNLCVNSSREDDHLCVNRSRAEDHLCVNRSRADGDGACTCSLNVTQELQKLLEDIEGQGADPNGTAELEQILHNLTFSKHRIDVTSPDHPCVQVKSDLDMASDLDATIATSSSGSYHSCEEGVQNGNELEDMHTNAGGVDTRVNMTLVHSKLNETFTLDSEGNIIDAQFEGVQEDKPNELVLLRDKIMPPPSASCIPSITFSTVPRVVTEKNPFTKVNRHGSPLSGQFDDADSLLSEDISLLSSDHSSGHSSLSDSTIIYEYQYTDIEDGHELIERHFVSRSVTPSPDTTVCCCNSYDSAPSVASSLPSVASSVRRLDNLQVREMLQNLGDVPGPVTESTRLVYLRRLTHLRKDPSAPRRVVKPTCSGYSQQLSTILQGSDDLSVKDFTAIDEQEMSSSFSDPTRTWREGSLKASFNYLLLDSSVTQNLPMATNLTEHEKFKIFISAVLYIGKGKRSRPYCHFYEALDSRKKGCTGNGKVSNKVERILDIWNQGLGVVSLHVYQNVLPVEAYTREAAMIDAMGMANLTNIQKGNYYGVASTWTPNKKRDLGTFLLLKAFHIFMLEGERQIRPGDIKTGE, from the exons ATGTCATActcttacatgtacagtagaacaaAGGTTGAGCTGAGCAGTGCTGGGAAGTTATTCAATGCGTTACTGGAGGAAAACGAAGA CGCCATTGCCTTAGAGCTAGAACATGGAGCCAACCCTAATCTGCTGCTGCCAGAAGAAGGTATAACGCCATTTCATTATGTTGTTGGAGGAGCAGAAGATAAGCAAGACCTCACAGCCCTGTTCCTGTGTTATCATGCCAACCCTAATGTCAG ATCATCAGAGGGCCTCACTCCACTGCACGTTGCCGCTACATGGGGAAGGGAAGAATCTGTTCGGCTCCTTCTACAGAATGGTGCCAGTCCAAATGCTCAGGATGAG AATGGCCAAACAGCTCTTGAGATGGCATTTGAGAAGGGACACCTAAATATCATCTCCATTATTCAAGCATCTGCAGTTTGCGATGAAAAGGAAGAGGAGTCGGAACTGCCCAAATATGTCAAACAATTAC GGTGCATTATAGACAGTGAAGCTCTCCCTCGATGTTCCAACTCTGAAAAGCTCACTCAGGACATGATAGATGAAGTGACGCATGGTGTTGGCAACCTCATGCGGGACAGCAGCTTTGATTCTGATACAGACAACTCTCTTGTTAGACCTGCGAACAATGGGAAACAAAGAGCGGACGACTGGTCTAGATCCAACTGTTCTCTCTCCAAGGACAAGTATCTTCCTCAAGGTATTGGAGAAGGCTTCATGAAGGCCAGTTTCGAATCTGATGATTCTGGAGCAGAGAACCATTCGTATGATAACATATCTAGTGAAGATAACCATTTGTGTGTTTACAAATCTAGCGGAGATGACCATTTGTGTATTAACAGATCTGGAAAAGAAGACAATTTGTGTGTTAACAGTTCTAGAGAAGATGACCATTTGTGTGTCAATAGGTCTAGAGCAGAAGATCATTTGTGTGTTAACAGATCTAGAGCAGACGGTGATGgtgcttgtacatgtagcttgaatGTTACACAGGAATTGCAGAAACTCTTGGAAGATATCGAGGGGCAGGGTGCCGATCCAAATGGTACGGCAGAACTTGAACAAATCTTGCATAATTTGACTTTTTCGAAGCATAGAATTGACGTCACTTCCCCTGACCACCCTTGTGTTCAAGTCAAATCTGATCTAGATATGGCAAGCGACTTGGATGCAACCATTGCAACGTCAAGTTCAGGTAGTTATCATTCATGTGAGGAAGGTGTTCAAAATGGCAATGAACTTGAGGACATGCATACAAATGCTGGTGGTGTCGACACAAGGGTCAACATGACACTGGTACATTCAAAATTGAATGAAACTTTTACGCTTGATTCAGAGGGCAACATCATTGATGCTCAGTTTGAAGGTGTTCAAGAAGATAAGCCAAATGAACTTGTTTTATTGCGTGACAAAATCATGCCCCCGCCTTCTGCTTCTTGCATTCCTAGTATAACGTTTTCAACAGTTCCTCGGGTTGTGACAGAAAAAAATCCCTTTACAAAAGTAAACCGCCATGGTTCACCATTGTCAGGGCAGTTTGATGATGCTGACAGCCTGCTTAGTGAAGACATCTCCTTGCTATCATCAGATCACTCGAGTGGTCATTCAAGTCTTTCAGACTCTACCATAATATATGAATACCAGTATACGGACATTGAAGATGGCCATGAACTGATTGAGAGACACTTTGTCTCAAGATCTGTGACACCGAGCCCGGACACCACTGTCTGTTGCTGCAACTCCTATGACAGTGCACCATCAGTGGCCTCAAGTCTTCCCTCGGTGGCGTCCAGTGTGCGGAGACTCGATAATCTTCAAGTACGTGAAATGCTGCAGAATTTGGGTGATGTTCCAGGACCGGTGACTGAATCAACACGCCTTGTGTACCTAAGACGATTGACACATTTGAGGAAAGATCCTTCTGCCCCAAGAAGAGTTGTGAAACCGACTTGTTcag GCTACTCCCAACAGCTGTCAACCATTCTCCAAGGAAGCGATGACCTCTCTGTTAAAGACTTCACTGCTATTGATGAGCAGGAGATGAGTTCAAGCTTCAGTGATCCAACAAGGACCTGGCGAGAAGGATCCCTAAAAGCTTCTTTCAATTATCTTCTGCTGGATTCATCTGTCACGCAAAATCTTCCCATGGCGACTAATCTTA CCGAGCATGAGAAGTTCAAAATATTCATCAGCGCCGTGTTATACATCGGAAAGGGCAAGCGATCTCGTCCTTATTGTCATTTTTATGAAGCTTTGGACAGCAGGAAAAAAGGCTGTACCGGTAATGGCAAG GTGTCGAACAAAGTGGAACGAATCCTTGATATTTGGAACCAAGGCCTTGGAGTTGTGTCTCTCCATGTTTATCAGAATGTGTTACCCGTGGAGGCGTACACTCGAGAGGCTGCCATGATCGATGCGATGG GCATGGCGAATCTCACAAACATTCAGAAGGGAAACTATTATGGTGTGGCGTCCACATGGACTCCCAACAAAAAGCGAGATCTTGGAACGTTTCTTCTGTTGAAGGCTTTCCATATCTTCATGCTGGAAGGTGAGAGACAGATTCGACCAGGAGATATAAAGACAGGCGAGTAA